The Catenuloplanes niger genome includes a window with the following:
- a CDS encoding NmrA/HSCARG family protein, with protein sequence MNEKKIIAVVGATGSQGGGLVRAILADPDGGFAIRALTRDTTSPKAQELVKLGAEVVRADNDDEASLVAAFTGAYGAYLVTNFWTHGSAVREQQEATNLARAARTAGLRHVIWSTLEDTRDQIPVDDPRMPTLQGSYKVPHFDAKAEVDHLFPNATLLRTTAYWDNLAGIGWEPVRDTDGTLAFTLPLGDARLAGIAAEDIGKTAYGILKAGDAYIGRTVHIAGEHLTGEQMAAALSRALGEPVAYRPLTHDAYRALGFPGADEVGNMFQYYTEATDYFTGVRDIAEVRRLNPELQTFDQWLAAHADAIPRH encoded by the coding sequence ATGAACGAGAAGAAGATCATCGCGGTCGTCGGCGCCACCGGCTCCCAGGGCGGCGGCCTGGTCCGCGCGATCCTGGCCGACCCGGACGGCGGCTTCGCGATCCGCGCGCTGACCCGCGATACCACCTCACCGAAGGCTCAGGAGCTGGTCAAACTCGGCGCCGAGGTGGTCCGGGCGGACAACGACGACGAGGCGAGCCTGGTCGCGGCGTTCACCGGTGCCTACGGCGCGTACCTGGTCACGAACTTCTGGACGCACGGGTCCGCCGTCCGCGAGCAGCAGGAGGCCACGAACCTCGCCCGCGCCGCTCGCACCGCCGGCCTGCGGCACGTCATCTGGTCCACGCTCGAGGACACCCGCGACCAGATCCCGGTCGACGACCCGCGCATGCCCACGCTCCAGGGCAGCTACAAGGTCCCGCACTTCGACGCGAAGGCCGAGGTCGACCACCTCTTCCCCAACGCCACGCTGCTGCGGACCACCGCCTACTGGGACAACCTGGCCGGGATCGGCTGGGAGCCGGTCCGCGACACCGACGGCACGCTCGCGTTCACGCTGCCGCTCGGCGACGCCCGCCTCGCCGGCATCGCCGCCGAGGACATCGGCAAGACCGCCTACGGCATCCTCAAGGCCGGCGACGCCTACATCGGCCGGACCGTCCACATCGCCGGCGAGCACCTGACCGGCGAGCAGATGGCCGCCGCCCTCAGCCGTGCGCTCGGCGAACCGGTCGCCTACCGCCCGCTCACCCACGACGCGTACCGCGCGCTCGGCTTCCCCGGCGCGGACGAGGTCGGCAACATGTTCCAGTACTACACCGAGGCCACCGACTACTTCACCGGCGTCCGCGACATCGCCGAGGTCCGCCGGCTCAACCCCGAGCTGCAGACGTTCGACCAGTGGCTCGCCGCCCACGCGGACGCCATCCCGCGCCACTGA
- a CDS encoding HelD family protein, which produces MLDTAAHRVATGADVAGDRWTAERLGRMLKSHLKELREEPAAPPYFGALHFTDGERHRIGRRRVTDAQGTPLVLDWRAPVSRAFYQARAADPQGVHVRRRYGWSGTTLTGYEDEHLPTTPPVTVRPSPPRPATGETAPTRPAATETGPGRPGATETAPVAGEASLSRLVAEEIERPRVGPMRDIVATIQPDQDDLVRAQIGDTVCVQGAPGTGKTAVGLHRAAYLLYAHRRQLERAGVLVLGPSRMFLGYVAAVLPALGEVRVEQRTLAELLPVAAVATDTPEAALVKHDARMAGVLERALWSRVTPPTEPLSVTDGSYRWRIPVPALERLLVDVLAENPRHGTGRERLRARIVALMQTQAERRGETPGYAWQQRMSRCAPVRELLDRVWPRVRPAELVAAFLSDPADPALSAAERAAVRWPRPRSARTARWTEADALLIDEVAGLIEAPPGFGHIIVDEAQDLSAMQCRAIARRGTHGSLTVLGDLAQGTTPWAPTSWAPLLAHLGRPGTPVTPLTAGFRVPAAVLTVANRLLAPLGVDVPPARSVRTDGVVRFLPSGSVRDTVAEALEREGSVAVIAASVDGLELPPSPRLTVLPAALAKGLEFDHVIVVEPADIVAAEPRGLNRLYVVLTRAVARLDVIHSRPLPAALRSRHAPQ; this is translated from the coding sequence ATGCTGGACACCGCGGCTCACCGCGTCGCGACCGGCGCGGACGTGGCCGGCGACCGGTGGACGGCCGAGCGGCTCGGCCGCATGCTGAAGAGCCACCTCAAGGAGCTGCGCGAGGAGCCGGCGGCGCCGCCCTACTTCGGCGCGCTGCACTTCACCGACGGCGAGCGGCACCGGATCGGCCGCCGCCGCGTCACGGACGCGCAGGGCACGCCGCTGGTGCTGGACTGGCGTGCGCCGGTGTCCCGCGCGTTCTACCAGGCCCGCGCCGCGGATCCGCAGGGCGTGCACGTCCGGCGCCGCTACGGCTGGTCCGGCACCACGCTCACCGGGTACGAGGACGAGCACCTGCCCACCACGCCACCGGTCACCGTCCGCCCGTCCCCGCCCCGCCCGGCCACCGGCGAGACCGCGCCGACCCGCCCGGCCGCCACGGAGACCGGGCCGGGCCGGCCGGGCGCCACGGAGACCGCGCCGGTGGCCGGGGAGGCCTCGTTGAGCCGGCTCGTGGCCGAGGAGATCGAGCGGCCGCGGGTCGGGCCGATGCGCGACATCGTCGCCACCATCCAGCCGGACCAGGACGACCTGGTCCGGGCCCAGATCGGGGACACCGTGTGCGTGCAGGGCGCGCCCGGCACCGGCAAGACCGCGGTCGGGCTGCACCGCGCCGCGTACCTGCTCTACGCCCACCGGCGGCAGCTGGAACGCGCCGGCGTGCTGGTGCTCGGGCCGAGCCGGATGTTCCTCGGCTACGTCGCCGCGGTGCTGCCCGCGCTCGGCGAGGTGCGGGTCGAGCAGCGCACGCTCGCCGAGCTGCTGCCGGTCGCCGCCGTGGCCACCGATACGCCGGAGGCCGCGCTGGTCAAGCACGACGCGCGGATGGCGGGCGTGCTGGAGCGCGCGCTGTGGTCGCGCGTCACGCCACCGACCGAACCGCTGTCGGTGACGGACGGCTCGTACCGTTGGCGGATCCCGGTCCCGGCCCTGGAGAGACTGCTGGTGGACGTGCTCGCGGAGAATCCGCGCCACGGCACCGGCCGGGAACGGCTGCGGGCCCGGATCGTCGCGCTGATGCAGACCCAGGCGGAACGGCGCGGCGAGACCCCCGGGTACGCGTGGCAGCAGCGGATGTCGCGGTGCGCGCCGGTCCGGGAACTGCTCGACCGGGTGTGGCCCCGGGTGCGGCCCGCCGAGCTGGTCGCCGCGTTCCTGAGCGACCCCGCGGACCCGGCGCTCTCGGCCGCGGAGCGCGCGGCCGTCCGCTGGCCGCGGCCCCGCTCGGCGCGCACGGCCCGCTGGACGGAGGCGGACGCGCTGCTCATCGACGAGGTCGCCGGGCTGATCGAGGCACCGCCCGGGTTCGGGCACATCATCGTGGACGAGGCGCAGGACCTCTCCGCCATGCAGTGCCGGGCGATCGCGCGCCGCGGCACGCACGGCTCGCTGACCGTGCTCGGCGATCTCGCGCAGGGCACCACGCCGTGGGCGCCCACGTCCTGGGCCCCGCTGCTGGCCCACCTCGGCCGGCCGGGCACGCCGGTCACGCCGCTGACCGCCGGGTTCCGGGTGCCGGCCGCGGTGCTGACGGTCGCGAACCGGCTGCTCGCACCGCTCGGCGTGGACGTGCCGCCGGCGCGGTCCGTGCGTACCGACGGTGTGGTCCGGTTCCTGCCGTCCGGCTCCGTGCGCGACACGGTCGCCGAGGCGCTGGAGCGGGAGGGCTCGGTCGCGGTGATCGCGGCGTCCGTCGACGGGCTGGAGCTGCCGCCCTCGCCGCGGCTGACCGTGCTGCCCGCCGCGCTGGCCAAGGGTCTCGAGTTCGACCACGTGATCGTGGTGGAGCCGGCGGACATCGTGGCGGCCGAGCCGCGCGGCCTGAACCGGCTCTACGTGGTGCTCACCCGCGCGGTCGCCAGGCTCGATGTGATCCACTCCCGGCCGTTGCCCGCCGCGCTGCGCAGCCGCCACGCACCGCAGTGA
- a CDS encoding TetR/AcrR family transcriptional regulator, producing the protein MVTDPPAPRKRADAERNKKALLDAAAAAFVESGVDVPVRDVAARAGVGVGTIYRHFPTRADLIVAVYRHQVEACAEAGPALLAAGPTPHAALAAWVNLFADFLVTKHGLAEALQSDNAAFATLHAYFLDRLLPVCADLLDAGVAAGQIIPGIDPLTLLRGIGNLCVGATDPRYDARLMITLVINGLRPEQN; encoded by the coding sequence GTGGTCACTGACCCACCCGCGCCGCGCAAACGCGCCGACGCCGAACGCAACAAGAAGGCGCTGCTGGACGCGGCCGCCGCCGCCTTCGTCGAGTCCGGCGTCGACGTGCCGGTCCGCGACGTCGCCGCGCGCGCCGGCGTGGGCGTGGGCACGATCTACCGCCACTTCCCCACGCGCGCCGACCTGATCGTCGCGGTCTACCGCCACCAGGTCGAGGCGTGCGCCGAGGCCGGTCCCGCGCTGCTGGCCGCCGGCCCGACCCCGCACGCCGCGCTGGCCGCCTGGGTCAACCTGTTCGCCGACTTCCTGGTCACCAAGCACGGCCTGGCCGAGGCGCTCCAGTCCGACAACGCCGCGTTCGCCACGCTCCACGCGTACTTCCTGGACCGCCTGCTGCCGGTCTGCGCCGACCTGCTCGACGCAGGCGTCGCGGCCGGCCAGATCATCCCCGGCATCGACCCGCTCACGTTGCTCCGCGGCATCGGCAACCTCTGCGTCGGCGCCACCGATCCGCGCTACGACGCCCGACTGATGATCACTTTGGTGATCAACGGCCTACGGCCGGAACAGAACTGA
- a CDS encoding TetR/AcrR family transcriptional regulator: MTDGGLRERKKQRTRDAISTAAIALFLERGYDRVSVAEVAAAAEVSKPTLFKYFASKEDLALHRAADHAGEPARVVRARPAGVAPLAALRAHFRAGLDARDPVTGLNDHPQVLAYHRLVFETPALAARVAAHAAGDEESLAAALAGADTPGSAEFVAAGQIVAARRILARENWRHLATGESADARHPGAVEAAEDAFAMLANGLSGRYG, from the coding sequence GTGACCGACGGGGGCCTGCGCGAGCGCAAGAAGCAGCGCACCCGCGACGCCATCTCCACCGCCGCGATCGCGCTCTTCCTGGAGCGCGGCTACGACCGGGTCTCGGTCGCCGAGGTCGCGGCCGCCGCCGAGGTCTCCAAGCCCACGCTGTTCAAGTACTTCGCGTCGAAGGAGGACCTCGCGCTGCACCGCGCCGCGGACCACGCGGGCGAGCCGGCGCGGGTGGTCCGGGCACGCCCGGCCGGCGTGGCGCCGCTGGCCGCGCTGCGCGCGCACTTCCGCGCCGGGCTGGACGCGCGCGACCCGGTGACCGGCCTCAACGATCATCCGCAGGTGCTGGCGTACCACCGGTTGGTCTTCGAGACCCCGGCGCTGGCCGCCCGCGTCGCGGCGCACGCGGCCGGGGACGAGGAGTCGCTGGCCGCGGCGCTGGCCGGGGCCGACACGCCCGGGTCGGCGGAGTTCGTCGCGGCCGGGCAGATCGTGGCGGCCCGCCGCATCCTGGCCCGGGAGAACTGGCGGCATCTGGCCACCGGCGAGAGCGCGGACGCGCGTCATCCCGGTGCGGTCGAGGCCGCCGAGGACGCGTTCGCGATGCTCGCGAACGGGCTGTCCGGCCGGTACGGATAA
- a CDS encoding discoidin domain-containing protein codes for MGGAVGGPPGAGGDGIVPGARRRRAVPWLVGLGLVAVVGLAAAVVPLLGREGGAQPVALPSAMATLSWQLGYPSGPSTVAAAAPTPSPSATPSASVPASPSRVVSATAAAPSPSRAPSSKAAAPTGPKANPSGANIARGRPAFASTEADGTRAVSAVDGDMATRWSSAYAAPEWIMVDLGETWRISGVTLFWETAYGRSYRIEVSGDGSTWKSIYSTTAGAGGTVKATAPSGTTGRYVRLYGTEVATIWGFSIFEMEVR; via the coding sequence GTGGGCGGTGCGGTGGGTGGTCCGCCGGGTGCGGGCGGGGACGGGATCGTGCCGGGGGCGCGGCGGCGCCGGGCGGTGCCGTGGCTGGTCGGGCTGGGCCTGGTGGCGGTGGTGGGCCTGGCGGCGGCGGTGGTGCCGCTGCTGGGCCGGGAGGGCGGGGCGCAACCGGTGGCGCTGCCGAGCGCGATGGCGACGCTGTCCTGGCAGCTCGGCTATCCGTCGGGTCCGTCGACGGTCGCGGCGGCCGCGCCGACGCCCTCGCCGTCCGCGACGCCGTCCGCGTCGGTGCCGGCGAGCCCGAGCCGGGTGGTCTCGGCCACCGCGGCCGCGCCGTCGCCGAGCCGGGCACCGTCGTCGAAGGCCGCGGCGCCGACGGGACCGAAGGCGAATCCGTCCGGGGCGAACATCGCGCGCGGACGGCCCGCGTTCGCGTCGACGGAGGCGGACGGTACGCGGGCGGTGAGCGCGGTGGACGGGGACATGGCCACGCGGTGGAGCAGCGCCTACGCGGCTCCTGAGTGGATCATGGTGGATCTCGGCGAGACCTGGCGGATCAGCGGCGTCACGCTGTTCTGGGAGACCGCGTACGGCCGCTCCTACCGGATCGAGGTCTCCGGTGACGGCAGCACCTGGAAGTCGATCTACAGCACCACCGCGGGCGCCGGCGGCACCGTGAAGGCGACCGCGCCGAGCGGCACCACCGGGCGGTATGTGCGCCTCTACGGCACCGAGGTCGCGACCATCTGGGGCTTCAGCATCTTCGAGATGGAGGTCCGCTGA
- a CDS encoding MarR family winged helix-turn-helix transcriptional regulator translates to MTIWLTDDEQRDWRRFVTMQNRLMAQLAAHLQAEGGLSIPDYEVLVHLSEAPDGRMRSTDLIERTCWEKSRLSHHLTRMEKRGLVARETRPDDLRYSDVVITADGRAAIEAAAPKHVTHVRSWFIEALSAEELATLGELSEKVSARLDEATPACPA, encoded by the coding sequence GTGACTATCTGGCTGACCGATGACGAGCAGCGCGACTGGCGCCGGTTCGTCACGATGCAGAACCGGTTGATGGCGCAGCTGGCCGCGCACCTGCAGGCCGAGGGTGGGCTGTCGATCCCCGACTACGAGGTGCTGGTGCACCTCTCCGAGGCGCCGGACGGGCGCATGCGCTCGACCGACCTGATCGAGCGCACCTGCTGGGAGAAGAGCCGGCTCTCGCACCACCTCACCCGGATGGAGAAGCGCGGTCTCGTCGCCCGGGAGACCCGGCCGGACGACCTGCGCTACTCGGACGTGGTGATCACCGCGGACGGGCGGGCCGCGATCGAGGCGGCGGCGCCGAAGCACGTGACGCACGTACGGTCGTGGTTCATCGAGGCGCTCAGCGCCGAGGAGCTGGCCACGCTCGGCGAGCTGTCCGAGAAGGTGTCCGCGCGCCTGGACGAGGCGACACCCGCCTGCCCGGCCTGA
- a CDS encoding LLM class flavin-dependent oxidoreductase, whose amino-acid sequence MSFGIMTAPMQVGYADILRVWREADAIEEIEHAWLFDHLMPIAGDPDGPIHEGWTLLAALAAQTRRLRLGLLVTSNRFRPPAMLAKIATTVDVVSGGRLDFGIGAGSRPSHPAARREYDAHGLPYHDFDRSVGALGEALTVIRRLWTSEAPFDFAGEHIRLTGAFGNPKPVQRPHPPIMIGGRSSPVLRLVAEHADLWNIAGGGDVEDVARRSRLLDRFCAEVGRDPATVTRSIHLPVSYDDPGTTRDRIAAAREAGFGHVVLGLPPFYPDGVARWVADELITPSL is encoded by the coding sequence ATGAGCTTCGGGATCATGACGGCGCCGATGCAGGTCGGCTACGCGGACATCCTGCGGGTCTGGCGGGAGGCGGACGCGATCGAGGAGATCGAGCATGCCTGGCTGTTCGATCACCTCATGCCGATCGCCGGCGACCCGGACGGGCCGATCCACGAGGGCTGGACGCTGCTCGCCGCGCTCGCCGCGCAGACCCGGCGGCTGCGCCTCGGCCTGCTGGTGACCAGCAACCGCTTCCGTCCGCCGGCGATGCTCGCCAAGATCGCCACGACCGTGGACGTGGTCTCCGGCGGGCGGCTGGACTTCGGCATCGGCGCCGGGTCCCGGCCGAGTCATCCGGCGGCCCGGCGGGAGTACGACGCGCACGGGCTGCCGTACCACGACTTCGACCGGTCCGTGGGCGCGCTCGGCGAGGCGCTGACCGTGATCCGCCGGCTGTGGACGTCGGAGGCGCCGTTCGACTTCGCGGGCGAGCACATCCGGCTGACCGGCGCGTTCGGCAACCCGAAGCCGGTGCAGCGACCGCATCCGCCGATCATGATCGGCGGGCGCTCGTCGCCGGTGCTGCGCCTGGTGGCGGAGCACGCGGACCTGTGGAACATCGCGGGCGGCGGCGACGTCGAGGACGTGGCCCGGCGGAGCCGGCTGCTGGACCGGTTCTGCGCGGAGGTCGGGCGGGACCCGGCCACCGTCACCCGCTCGATCCACCTGCCGGTCTCCTACGACGACCCCGGCACCACGCGGGACCGGATCGCGGCGGCGCGGGAGGCCGGCTTCGGTCACGTCGTGCTCGGCCTGCCACCGTTCTATCCGGACGGCGTGGCCCGGTGGGTCGCGGACGAACTGATCACGCCGTCGCTCTGA
- a CDS encoding beta-N-acetylhexosaminidase — MIPRPVAASFDDAGAFTLRPDTVLIAPDSLAGTAAWLRATLGPPTGCFLPPAAPPAAVDGPPPSGAIVLRLDERMAAEAYRLTVSASLVTVTGGDAAGVHYGLQTLRQLLPPAALRRAAVGDGPWPVPAVAITDAPRFRWRGCMLDVARHFMPVAGVLRLIDLLALHKLNVLHLHLTDDQGWRLEIPGYPLLTSVGAWRPRSMRGSKKHEEYDDRPHGGYYTADDVREIVAYAAARHVTVVPEIDLPGHVQAALAAYPRLGNGSSPAVREAWGISTHTLNVSDEALDFCRTVLHTVCDLFPSPVIGIGGDECDRGEWRRSPAAVARARDLGIEPDDLQAWFVAQFAAVLAARGRRPYGWDEILEGGAPEDALIAAWRGPAAAAFAANAGHEVVSCPDMHVYLDYRQSDDPAEPVPVGTRLTVEDVYAFDPVPAGLTATDRIIGAQANIWTEHMPDARAVDYMAFPRLCALAEVVWSAPDRDLADFTGQLTTHLARLDALGVEYRRPDGPRPWQTRPAARGNPLTDAERREIIAGLTARLLGHP; from the coding sequence TTGATCCCGCGCCCCGTCGCGGCGTCGTTCGACGACGCCGGCGCGTTCACGCTGCGGCCGGACACGGTGCTGATCGCGCCGGACTCGCTGGCCGGGACGGCGGCCTGGCTGCGCGCCACGCTCGGGCCGCCGACCGGCTGTTTCCTGCCGCCGGCGGCACCGCCCGCGGCCGTGGACGGCCCGCCGCCCAGCGGCGCGATCGTGCTGCGGCTCGACGAGCGGATGGCGGCCGAGGCGTACCGGCTGACCGTCTCCGCCTCGCTGGTCACCGTGACCGGCGGCGACGCCGCTGGCGTGCACTACGGCCTGCAGACGCTGCGCCAGCTGCTGCCACCGGCCGCGCTGCGCCGGGCCGCGGTCGGCGACGGACCCTGGCCGGTGCCGGCCGTGGCGATCACCGACGCGCCCCGGTTCCGCTGGCGCGGCTGCATGCTGGACGTGGCCCGGCACTTCATGCCGGTGGCCGGCGTGCTGCGGCTGATCGACCTGCTCGCGCTGCACAAGCTCAACGTGCTGCACCTGCACCTCACGGACGACCAGGGCTGGCGCCTGGAGATCCCCGGATATCCGCTGCTGACGTCGGTCGGCGCCTGGCGGCCGCGCAGCATGCGCGGGTCCAAGAAGCACGAGGAGTACGACGACCGGCCGCACGGCGGCTACTACACCGCGGACGACGTGCGGGAGATCGTGGCGTACGCGGCGGCCCGGCACGTCACCGTGGTGCCGGAGATCGATCTGCCCGGCCACGTGCAGGCCGCGCTCGCGGCGTACCCACGGCTCGGGAACGGTTCCTCGCCCGCCGTGCGGGAGGCGTGGGGCATCTCCACGCACACGCTCAACGTCTCGGACGAGGCGCTGGACTTCTGCCGCACGGTCCTGCACACGGTCTGCGACCTGTTCCCGTCGCCGGTGATCGGCATCGGCGGCGACGAGTGCGACCGCGGCGAGTGGCGCCGTAGTCCGGCCGCGGTGGCGCGGGCCCGCGACCTCGGCATCGAACCGGACGACCTGCAGGCCTGGTTCGTCGCGCAGTTCGCGGCCGTGCTGGCGGCACGCGGTCGCCGGCCGTACGGCTGGGACGAGATCCTGGAGGGCGGCGCACCGGAGGACGCGCTGATCGCGGCGTGGCGTGGTCCCGCCGCGGCCGCGTTCGCCGCGAACGCCGGCCACGAGGTGGTCTCCTGCCCGGACATGCACGTCTATCTCGACTACCGCCAGTCCGACGACCCGGCCGAGCCGGTCCCGGTCGGCACCCGGCTCACCGTCGAGGACGTCTACGCGTTCGACCCGGTCCCTGCCGGGCTGACCGCGACCGACCGGATCATCGGCGCCCAGGCGAACATCTGGACCGAGCACATGCCGGACGCGCGGGCGGTCGACTACATGGCCTTCCCGCGGCTGTGCGCGCTGGCCGAGGTGGTCTGGTCCGCGCCGGATCGCGACCTCGCCGACTTCACCGGCCAGCTGACCACGCACCTGGCCCGGCTGGACGCGCTCGGCGTCGAGTACCGGCGGCCGGACGGCCCGCGGCCGTGGCAGACCCGCCCGGCAGCGCGTGGCAACCCGCTCACCGACGCGGAACGCCGCGAGATCATCGCCGGCCTCACCGCGCGGCTGCTCGGCCACCCGTGA
- a CDS encoding DoxX family protein, translating into MKQTAPVLRALGQAGLGAVLLAAGAGHLTTQRREFQAQVPSWVPLDPDAVVLASGVVELALGTALLTTWRQPARKVLGAAVAGFFVGVFPGNIAQYVERRDGFGLDTDRKRALRLLGQPALVAWALAATRDRAR; encoded by the coding sequence ATGAAGCAGACCGCGCCCGTGCTGCGGGCTCTGGGCCAGGCGGGGCTGGGCGCCGTGCTGCTGGCCGCCGGCGCCGGGCACCTGACCACGCAGCGCCGGGAGTTCCAGGCGCAGGTGCCGTCCTGGGTGCCGCTCGATCCGGACGCGGTGGTGCTCGCGTCCGGCGTCGTCGAGCTGGCGCTCGGGACCGCGCTGCTGACGACGTGGCGCCAGCCCGCCCGCAAGGTGCTCGGGGCCGCGGTCGCCGGCTTCTTCGTCGGCGTCTTCCCCGGCAACATCGCGCAGTACGTCGAGCGCCGCGACGGCTTCGGACTGGACACCGACCGCAAGCGCGCGCTGCGTCTGCTCGGCCAGCCGGCCCTGGTCGCCTGGGCGCTGGCCGCGACCCGCGACCGCGCGCGCTGA
- a CDS encoding alpha/beta hydrolase family protein: MTTTTPNTVLTIHPVVLPAPERGDDLQVRISAPASGGDLPVIVFSHGYHQSAIGYGPLVDHWAANGFAVIQPTHLDSLRLGLAPDDPRTPDIWRTRIDDVTRVLDNLDVLEAAIPGRFDRDRIALAGHSWGAQTVGVLLGAGVVGMDVPARDPRISAGVLLAATGTGGDDLTPFAAEHFPFMSPDFTGMTTPALIVAGDKDQSMLSARGPEWFTDVYHLSPAPKTLLTVYGGEHSLGGIAGYAVTETTDENPERVALVQRVTTAYLRGETLPESDDLGRLESK, encoded by the coding sequence ATGACCACCACCACGCCAAACACCGTCCTCACGATCCACCCGGTGGTTCTGCCCGCGCCGGAGCGCGGCGACGACCTGCAGGTGCGGATCTCGGCGCCGGCGAGCGGCGGCGACCTGCCGGTGATCGTCTTCTCGCACGGCTATCACCAGTCCGCGATCGGGTACGGGCCGCTGGTCGACCACTGGGCCGCGAACGGCTTCGCGGTGATCCAGCCGACCCACCTCGACTCGCTCCGGCTCGGTCTGGCGCCGGACGACCCGCGCACGCCGGACATCTGGCGCACCCGGATCGACGACGTCACGCGGGTGCTCGACAACCTGGACGTGCTGGAGGCCGCGATCCCGGGGCGGTTCGACCGGGACCGGATCGCGCTGGCCGGCCACTCGTGGGGCGCGCAGACCGTGGGCGTGCTGCTCGGCGCCGGCGTCGTCGGCATGGACGTGCCGGCGCGCGACCCGCGGATCTCGGCCGGTGTGCTGCTCGCGGCGACCGGCACCGGCGGGGACGACCTGACGCCGTTCGCGGCCGAGCACTTCCCGTTCATGAGCCCGGACTTCACTGGGATGACCACACCGGCGCTGATCGTGGCCGGTGACAAGGACCAGTCGATGCTGTCGGCGCGCGGACCGGAGTGGTTCACCGACGTCTACCACCTGAGCCCGGCACCGAAGACCTTGCTCACGGTGTACGGCGGTGAGCACTCACTGGGCGGGATCGCCGGGTACGCGGTCACCGAGACCACGGACGAGAACCCGGAGCGGGTCGCGCTCGTCCAGCGGGTGACCACGGCGTACCTGCGCGGGGAGACGCTGCCGGAGAGCGACGACCTCGGGCGGCTGGAGTCCAAATGA
- a CDS encoding CGNR zinc finger domain-containing protein, with translation MHINPYGEDAVLLAIDLLRNPPATAAELEARCRAVDLMIEQPVTDADLDATREFLRTWLGVVDAPDFTTRADRLNALLAGSSAHPRLTNHADDGWHVHYRGPDLPLGWLLRALISVGTALHLAGRGMHRLGRCAAPDCTAPFADISRTGRQRYCSTTCANRDAVRRHRARTTAA, from the coding sequence GTGCACATCAACCCTTACGGCGAGGACGCGGTTCTGCTCGCGATAGACCTGCTGCGCAACCCGCCGGCGACCGCGGCCGAGCTGGAGGCGCGCTGCCGCGCGGTGGACCTGATGATCGAGCAGCCGGTCACCGACGCGGACCTGGACGCGACCCGGGAGTTCCTCCGGACCTGGCTCGGCGTGGTCGACGCGCCCGACTTCACCACCCGCGCCGACCGGCTGAACGCGCTGCTCGCCGGCTCCTCCGCCCACCCCCGGCTGACCAACCACGCGGACGACGGCTGGCACGTGCACTACCGCGGACCGGACCTGCCGCTCGGCTGGCTGCTGCGCGCCCTGATCAGCGTCGGCACCGCGCTGCACCTGGCCGGGCGCGGCATGCACCGCCTCGGCCGGTGCGCCGCCCCGGACTGCACGGCACCGTTCGCCGACATCAGCCGCACCGGCCGCCAGCGCTACTGCAGCACCACCTGCGCCAACCGCGACGCCGTCCGCCGCCACCGCGCCCGCACCACCGCGGCCTGA
- a CDS encoding carbohydrate ABC transporter permease, which translates to MTRRIVRDKNVARYLANAFAVVTALVVAFPIYWMVLSALKPAGEIQSATPVPWTFHPTLESFQRVLQVNDFGRYFMNSLIVALAVVALSGLVAFLAAVALTRFRFRFRTTLLVLFLIAQMVPIEALTIPLFFLVRDLGALNTLFSLILVHFAFTLPLAVWMLRGFVAAIPDEIEEAAQLDGASRWQILGRILFPLVAPGLAATSVFSFITAWNDFLFARTFIISATENQTLPMALLVFFKPDENDWGGIMAASVLMTVPVLIFFLFVQRRLVSGLAGAVKD; encoded by the coding sequence GTGACCCGTCGAATCGTCCGGGACAAGAACGTCGCTCGTTACCTGGCCAACGCGTTCGCTGTGGTCACAGCCCTGGTCGTGGCGTTCCCGATCTACTGGATGGTGCTGTCCGCGCTGAAGCCGGCCGGCGAGATCCAGTCGGCTACGCCGGTGCCGTGGACCTTCCACCCGACGCTGGAGAGCTTCCAGCGCGTGCTGCAGGTCAACGACTTCGGCCGGTACTTCATGAACAGCCTGATCGTGGCGCTCGCCGTGGTCGCGCTGTCCGGGCTGGTGGCGTTCCTGGCCGCGGTCGCGCTCACCCGGTTCCGCTTCCGGTTCCGCACCACGCTGCTGGTGCTGTTCCTGATCGCGCAGATGGTGCCGATCGAGGCGCTGACCATCCCGCTGTTCTTCCTGGTGCGTGACCTGGGCGCGCTGAACACGCTGTTCTCGCTGATCCTGGTGCACTTCGCGTTCACGCTGCCGCTGGCGGTGTGGATGCTGCGCGGGTTCGTCGCCGCGATCCCGGACGAGATCGAGGAGGCCGCGCAGCTGGACGGCGCGTCCCGCTGGCAGATCCTGGGGCGCATCCTGTTCCCGCTGGTCGCGCCGGGGCTCGCGGCCACCAGCGTGTTCTCGTTCATCACCGCGTGGAACGACTTCCTGTTCGCGCGCACGTTCATCATCAGCGCGACCGAGAACCAGACGCTGCCGATGGCGCTGCTGGTCTTCTTCAAGCCGGACGAGAACGACTGGGGCGGGATCATGGCAGCATCGGTGCTGATGACCGTACCCGTGCTGATCTTCTTCCTGTTCGTCCAGCGCCGCCTGGTGTCCGGCCTGGCCGGGGCGGTGAAGGATTGA